In the Juglans microcarpa x Juglans regia isolate MS1-56 chromosome 6D, Jm3101_v1.0, whole genome shotgun sequence genome, one interval contains:
- the LOC121268903 gene encoding transcription factor CPC-like produces the protein MDKRPRKQAKSTKSSTSEEVSSIEWEFIKMTEQEEDLIFRMYKLVGDRWDLIAGRVPGRKPEEIERFWIMRHGEVFAQKRDAAAKNYS, from the exons ATGGATAAACGTCCGCGGAAACAAGCAAAGAGTACAAAGAGCTCCACGTCAGAAG AAGTGAGCAGTATTGAGTGGGAGTTCATAAAGATGACTGAACAAGAAGAGGATCTCATCTTCCGGATGTACAAACTTGTTGGGGACAG GTGGGATTTGATAGCAGGTCGTGTTCCAGGGCGAAAACCAGAAGAAATAGAGAGGTTTTGGATTATGAGACATGGTGAGGTATTTGCCCAGAAAAGAGACGCAGCTGCCAAGAATTATtcgtga